One window of the Melanotaenia boesemani isolate fMelBoe1 chromosome 14, fMelBoe1.pri, whole genome shotgun sequence genome contains the following:
- the mindy4 gene encoding probable ubiquitin carboxyl-terminal hydrolase MINDY-4 isoform X1 encodes MVASVEEVSSSLVREYLSRKGLKRTIACMDEEHPRTEASINNRSQLREILNIEDLYRTNKVHNSPFNTLLEIIVKHHIEQLKSYKITRNESGVLQSTQTVSSADSPAGTPPETNDMKADEIAPAFVHSKHTKIRPEIQGGCPSQPTYMSLLSEDDRLSSYDQTNVLAYNSDSPKGQPLMAFLDDNASFGQRKTNKNIFTTEATQRSRSTRIRRGMMAGPVPQESNKKRHSRKAEVSQPLLRKEEENKRSQERRLLTGIHQKSLESSLTGVRLADCRGGKQELLNLPGGIQSENSDGKTKKVKTKPNLSDLDMSELVLDDIDDDDVQDFSKVSLQRTVAERQYTGRPIDQRTATELKAVLLGSSLNDFSAEWRNQGFTFSEIHDLSYGIVQRKGGPCGVLASIQAFVLKKLLFENRENRNTSLQRLRPSSATRRQCLVLAMVEILWRAGEEKQATVAINSGKSHFQPSNHFRPEGVLEKIMYFTVDNVKDLQFILEQHIEQFESGMLGCILLTISAVLSRSIEKVREDMDVPSTTLIGAHGYCTQELVNLLLCGRAASNVFDNDMDLDSGNGNMTLLKGVKGLCDVGLLSLFEHYNICKVGAYLKTPSYPVWVVCSESHFSVLFGLQRELLTNEDKDQEFDLYYYDGLANQQEEIRLTISIGNLSKSFQKVDTDLIPPLELCIRTRWKDAFVNWNNTEPLL; translated from the exons ATGGTCGCTTCGGTCGAAGAGGTTTCTTCGTCCCTTGTACGAGAATATCTGAGCCGAAAG GGTCTAAAGAGGACTATTGCCTGTATGGATGAGGAGCATCCACGCACAGAGGCCAGTATCAATAACAGATCACAACTGAGGGAGATACTCAATATAGAAGATCTCTACAGGACCAATAAA GTTCACAATTCCCCGTTCAACACGTTACTGGAAATCATTGTGAAACATCATATTGAACAGCTAAAGAGTTATAAGATCACCAGAAATGAAAGTGGTGTTTTGCAGAGCACTCAAACTGTCAGCTCAGCGGATTCTCCTGCAGGAACACCACCAGAGACGAATGACATGAAAGCAGATGAAATCGCACCAGCTTTTGTGCATAGTAAACACACTAAAATTAG ACCTGAAATACAAGGGGGATGCCCCTCTCAGCCTACATATATGTCACTATTGTCTGAGGATGACAGGCTGTCTAGTTATGATCAAACAAATGTCTTGGCTTATAACTCAGATAGCCCAAAAGGTCAGCCACTGATGGCTTTTCTTGATGACAATGCAAGTTTTGGccaaagaaagacaaataaaaacattttcaccacTGAGGCTACCCAAAGGAGCAGAAGTACCCGCATTAGACGAGGCATGATGGCTGGACCAGTGCCACAG gaATCTAACAAAAAAAGACACAGTCGAAAGGCTGAAGTTTCCCAGCCACTTCtcagaaaagaagaggaaaacaaaaggtCTCAGGAGAGACGTTTGTTAACTGGCATACATCAAAAAAGCTTAGAAAGCAGTCTAACAGGTGTCCGCTTAGCTGACTGTAGAGGAGGGAAACAGGAGTTGCTGAATCTTCCAGGGGGAATACAGAGCGAGAACAgcgatggaaaaacaaaaaa aGTAAAAACCAAGCCAAATCTGTCTGATTTGGATATGTCAGAATTGGTGTTGG atgacattgatgatgatgatgtgcaAGATTTTTCCAAAGTATCTCTCCAGAGGACTGTTGCAGAGCGTCAGTACACAGGCCGACCGATAGACCAACGCACTGCCACG GAGTTGAAAGCAGTTCTTCTTGGTTCCAGCCTAAATGACTTCAGTGCCGAATGGAGGAATCAAGGTTTCACGTTCTCAGAGATACATGACCTCAGTTATGGAATTGTGCAGAGAAAG GGTGGTCCTTGTGGCGTCCTGGCATCCATTCAAGCATTTGTTCTAAAGAAACTGCTgtttgaaaacagagaaaacagaaatactAGTCTTCA GAGGTTAAGACCTTCCAGCGCTACTAGAAGACAGTGTCTTGTTTTAGCTATGGTTGAAATCTTGTGGAGGGCTGGCGAGGAAAAACAGGCCACAGTCGCAAT aaattcgGGGAAAAGCCATTTCCAACCAAGCAATCACTTCAGACCTGAAGGAGTGCTGGAAAAG ATAATGTACTTCACAGTGGATAACGTCAAAGATCTGCAGTTCATTCTGGAGCAGCACATTGAGCAG TTTGAATCGGGGATGTTGGGATGTATTCTGCTGACGATATCTGCTGTTCTGTCTCGATCCATTGAAAA AGTAAGAGAAGACATGGATGTACCTTCTACCACTCTCATCGGTGCCCATGGCTACTGTACTCAG GAGTTGGTCAACCTGCTGCTCTGTGGCAGAGCAGCTTCTAACGTTTTTGACAATGACATGGACTTGGACTCCGGCAACGGCAACATGACGCTCCTTAAAGGAGTTAAAGGCCTCTGTGATGTTGGTCTGCTGTCCTTGTTTGAACATTATAACATCTGTAAG GTAGGAGCTTACCTGAAGACTCCCTCTTATCCAGTCTGGGTGGTGTGCAGCGAGAGTCATTTCAGCGTGCTGTTTGGCCTGCAGAGGGAGCTGTTGACCAACGAGGACAAAGACCAGGAGTTTGACCTCTATTATTATGATGGATTGGCCAACCAACAGGAGGAGATCCGCCTGACCATCT CTATTGGGAATTTGTCCAAGAGCTTTCAGAAAGTTGATACTGATCTCATTCCTCCACTGGAGCTTTGTATCCGGACAAG gtgGAAAGACGCATTTGTCAACTGGAATAACACGGAGCCTCTTCTCTGA
- the mindy4 gene encoding probable ubiquitin carboxyl-terminal hydrolase MINDY-4 isoform X2 yields the protein MVASVEEVSSSLVREYLSRKGLKRTIACMDEEHPRTEASINNRSQLREILNIEDLYRTNKVHNSPFNTLLEIIVKHHIEQLKSYKITRNESGVLQSTQTVSSADSPAGTPPETNDMKADEIAPAFVHSKHTKIRPEIQGGCPSQPTYMSLLSEDDRLSSYDQTNVLAYNSDSPKGQPLMAFLDDNASFGQRKTNKNIFTTEATQRSRSTRIRRGMMAGPVPQESNKKRHSRKAEVSQPLLRKEEENKRSQERRLLTGIHQKSLESSLTGVRLADCRGGKQELLNLPGGIQSENSDGKTKKVKTKPNLSDLDMSELVLDDIDDDDVQDFSKVSLQRTVAERQYTGRPIDQRTATELKAVLLGSSLNDFSAEWRNQGFTFSEIHDLSYGIVQRKGGPCGVLASIQAFVLKKLLFENRENRNTSLQRLRPSSATRRQCLVLAMVEILWRAGEEKQATVAINSGKSHFQPSNHFRPEGVLEKIMYFTVDNVKDLQFILEQHIEQFESGMLGCILLTISAVLSRSIEKVREDMDVPSTTLIGAHGYCTQELVNLLLCGRAASNVFDNDMDLDSGNGNMTLLKGVKGLCDVGLLSLFEHYNICKELT from the exons ATGGTCGCTTCGGTCGAAGAGGTTTCTTCGTCCCTTGTACGAGAATATCTGAGCCGAAAG GGTCTAAAGAGGACTATTGCCTGTATGGATGAGGAGCATCCACGCACAGAGGCCAGTATCAATAACAGATCACAACTGAGGGAGATACTCAATATAGAAGATCTCTACAGGACCAATAAA GTTCACAATTCCCCGTTCAACACGTTACTGGAAATCATTGTGAAACATCATATTGAACAGCTAAAGAGTTATAAGATCACCAGAAATGAAAGTGGTGTTTTGCAGAGCACTCAAACTGTCAGCTCAGCGGATTCTCCTGCAGGAACACCACCAGAGACGAATGACATGAAAGCAGATGAAATCGCACCAGCTTTTGTGCATAGTAAACACACTAAAATTAG ACCTGAAATACAAGGGGGATGCCCCTCTCAGCCTACATATATGTCACTATTGTCTGAGGATGACAGGCTGTCTAGTTATGATCAAACAAATGTCTTGGCTTATAACTCAGATAGCCCAAAAGGTCAGCCACTGATGGCTTTTCTTGATGACAATGCAAGTTTTGGccaaagaaagacaaataaaaacattttcaccacTGAGGCTACCCAAAGGAGCAGAAGTACCCGCATTAGACGAGGCATGATGGCTGGACCAGTGCCACAG gaATCTAACAAAAAAAGACACAGTCGAAAGGCTGAAGTTTCCCAGCCACTTCtcagaaaagaagaggaaaacaaaaggtCTCAGGAGAGACGTTTGTTAACTGGCATACATCAAAAAAGCTTAGAAAGCAGTCTAACAGGTGTCCGCTTAGCTGACTGTAGAGGAGGGAAACAGGAGTTGCTGAATCTTCCAGGGGGAATACAGAGCGAGAACAgcgatggaaaaacaaaaaa aGTAAAAACCAAGCCAAATCTGTCTGATTTGGATATGTCAGAATTGGTGTTGG atgacattgatgatgatgatgtgcaAGATTTTTCCAAAGTATCTCTCCAGAGGACTGTTGCAGAGCGTCAGTACACAGGCCGACCGATAGACCAACGCACTGCCACG GAGTTGAAAGCAGTTCTTCTTGGTTCCAGCCTAAATGACTTCAGTGCCGAATGGAGGAATCAAGGTTTCACGTTCTCAGAGATACATGACCTCAGTTATGGAATTGTGCAGAGAAAG GGTGGTCCTTGTGGCGTCCTGGCATCCATTCAAGCATTTGTTCTAAAGAAACTGCTgtttgaaaacagagaaaacagaaatactAGTCTTCA GAGGTTAAGACCTTCCAGCGCTACTAGAAGACAGTGTCTTGTTTTAGCTATGGTTGAAATCTTGTGGAGGGCTGGCGAGGAAAAACAGGCCACAGTCGCAAT aaattcgGGGAAAAGCCATTTCCAACCAAGCAATCACTTCAGACCTGAAGGAGTGCTGGAAAAG ATAATGTACTTCACAGTGGATAACGTCAAAGATCTGCAGTTCATTCTGGAGCAGCACATTGAGCAG TTTGAATCGGGGATGTTGGGATGTATTCTGCTGACGATATCTGCTGTTCTGTCTCGATCCATTGAAAA AGTAAGAGAAGACATGGATGTACCTTCTACCACTCTCATCGGTGCCCATGGCTACTGTACTCAG GAGTTGGTCAACCTGCTGCTCTGTGGCAGAGCAGCTTCTAACGTTTTTGACAATGACATGGACTTGGACTCCGGCAACGGCAACATGACGCTCCTTAAAGGAGTTAAAGGCCTCTGTGATGTTGGTCTGCTGTCCTTGTTTGAACATTATAACATCTGTAAG GAGCTTACCTGA